A stretch of Oryza brachyantha chromosome 4, ObraRS2, whole genome shotgun sequence DNA encodes these proteins:
- the LOC102709174 gene encoding LOW QUALITY PROTEIN: cation transporter HKT4-like (The sequence of the model RefSeq protein was modified relative to this genomic sequence to represent the inferred CDS: inserted 1 base in 1 codon) has product MLHPFTSILVTSQHLPXTMKLPKSNFEVVRKITGKVKHLHVFISVRLCSISKCAMCFFRRCFWYFMFQSKPLIVQLLYFMTLSFVGFLDLKIHKPRHKPTPRTLDLMFTSVSTVTVSRMATVEMEDFSDQQLWVLILLTLLGGEVFISMLALHFSNAGINTNEILPKRLSSTSRDIESFDAVNNSTQNNSEDCQSEATTSPNWVQESKTMKQKCRNILAHIVTGYFIAAVFCSFLVTIIFVQIDSYTRLPLKSKDIKIWTFSIFPAVSSFANCGFTPVNDNMAIFRKNTSLLLLVIPQVLAGNTMLSPLLRLSIWALGKVSRRQEYAYMLQHPKDTGYRYLQPQKNSVDTVFTVGGLILLQVMFLSFFEWNTSAFDGLNWLQKLVCSLFQSANTRHAGEAIVDISTLSPPILLLFALVMYHPSDDAVCPINFYNQPLTERERNSNDQAIWMNYILSKSCLAMFTILACITERKSISADPLNFIFRIAFEIISAYANVGYSLGYSCEKLLKPDATCKATSYGFVGKWTDEGKLIIILVMFLGRFKKFTLTGRNF; this is encoded by the exons ATGCTGCATCCATTTACTTCAATTCTAGTTACGTCACAGCATCTTC TTACCATGAAGCTCCCAAAGTCCAATTTCGAAGTGGTTAGGAAAATTACAGGGAAAGTTAAGCACCTCCATGTGTTTATCTCCGTGAGGCTTTGTTCCATCTCCAAATGTGCAATGTGTTTCTTCAGACGCTGTTTCTGGTATTTCATGTTCCAAAGCAAGCCATTAATAGTTCAACTTTTGTACTTCATGACATTATCCTTTGTTGGTTTCCTTGATCTGAAGATCCACAAGCCACGACACAAGCCAACTCCAAGGACCCTGGATTTGATGTTCACTTCTGTGTCCACAGTGACAGTCTCAAGGATGGCAACAGTAGAGATGGAAGACTTTTCTGACCAGCAGCTCTGGGTGTTAATACTTCTGACGCTACTGGGAGGAGAAGTGTTCATTTCAATGCTGGCGCTGCACTTCAGCAATGCTGGGATCAACACAAATGAAATCCTCCCAAAAAGATTATCTTCAACAAGCAGGGACATTGAATCCTTTGATGCTGTAAACAACAGCACTCAAAATAATTCAGAAGACTGCCAATCAGAAGCAACCACATCACCTAACTGGGTACAGGAAAGCAAAACCATGAAACAAAAGTGCCGCAATATTTTGGCTCATATAGTGACAGGCTACTTCATAGCAGCTGTTTTTTGCAGCTTCTTAGTcactattatttttgttcAGATTGACTCATATACAAGACTTCCCCTGAAGAGTAAAGATATCAAAATATGGACGTTTTCCATCTTCCCAGCAGTGTCCTCATTTGCAAACTGTGGCTTCACCCCGGTAAATGATAACATGGCAATATTCAGAAAGAATACCAGTCTTCTACTTCTGGTTATCCCACAGGTTCTAGCAGGCAACACTATGTTATCACCACTATTGAGGTTAAGCATATGGGCCTTGGGGAAGGTTAGCAGAAGACAAGAATATGCCTACATGCTTCAGCATCCAAAGGATACTGGCTACAGGTATTTGCAACCACAGAAGAATTCTGTCGACACGGTCTTCACTGTTGGGGGGCTAATTCTATTGCAAGTGatgtttctttccttttttgagTGGAACACAAGTGCCTTTGATGGACTGAACTGGTTACAGAAGCTGGTGTGCTCACTGTTCCAGAGCGCAAATACAAGGCATGCTGGTGAAGCTATTGTTGACATATCAACCCTTTCTCCTCCAATATTACTTCTATTTGCACTTGTCAT GTACCATCCTTCTGATGATGCAGTTTGCCCTATCAATTTTTATAACCAGCCTTTgacagaaagagagagaaattcAAATGATCAGGCAATATGGATGAATTATATCCTTTCCAAGTCTTGCTTAGCAATGTTCACAATTCTAGCATGTATAACAGAAAGGAAGTCAATATCTGCTGATCCACTAAATTTCATCTTCCGCATAGCATTTGAAATTATCAG TGCATATGCCAATGTAGGATACTCACTAGGCTATAGCTGCGAGAAGTTGTTGAAACCTGATGCTACCTGCAAAGCTACTTCATATGGGTTTGTTGGCAAGTGGACTGATGAAGGTAAGCTGATCATAATCTTGGTGATGTTCCTAGGGAGGTTCAAAAAGTTCACGCTCACTGGAAGAAATTTTTGA
- the LOC102709461 gene encoding probable cation transporter HKT7, protein MAAAHEKLGVVELLHRLRRSTAAMLHGAMSLLCSLSRAYAHHQVRERVARSRRALRCGAGQAWRSAVTALPLAGPLAVHVAYFLAISCLGYGLLGKLKVRDPGRAPRGVDRFFTAVSAATVSSMSTVEMEVFSNGQLVVLTVLMFIGGEVFISLVELASKWSKMRRQRIYKSRRVESHGEIALQAPAIADVENPASMITSTTTTEDATGTTDANTLRHNAVRALFYIVLAILVVVHVLGAVAVAAYVYASPGARRTLRGKSLNLWTFAVFTTVSTFSNCGFMPTNENMAVFKRDAPLQLLLVPQALVGNTLFPPLLAACVRAAAAATRREELLELIRKGSVVVAGYYHLLPARRCWMLAATVTAFLAAQVALVCGMEWGGTLQGMSPWEKVVNALFLAVNSRHTGESTVDLSTLAPAILVLFVLMMYLPPYTTWFPFEENSNAKDNTAENQGIRLLKSTVLSQLSYLTIFVIAICITERRKLKEDPLNFNVLSIIVEVVSAYGNVGFSMGYSCSRQINPDHLCTDRWTGFVGRWSDSGKLIFIFVMFFGRLKKFSMEGGKAWKLS, encoded by the exons ATGGCCGCGGCTCATGAGAAGCTCGGCGTCGTCGAGCTCCTGCACCGTCTTCGCCGGAGCACCGCGGCCATGCTCCACGGTGCAATGTCCCTCCTGTGCTCGCTCTCCAGGGCGTACGCGCATCACCAGGTCAGGGAGCGCGTGGCGAGGTCGCGGCGTGCGCTCCGGTGCGGCGCCGGGCAGGCGTGGCGGAGCGCGGTCACCGCCCTCCCGCTGGCCGGCCCGCTCGCCGTGCACGTCGCCTACTTCCTTGCTATATCCTGCCTCGGGTACGGCCTCCTCGGGAAGCTCAAGGTGCGCGACCCCGGCAGGGCGCCCCGCGGCGTCGACCGCTTCTTCACCGCCGTGTCGGCCGCCACGGTGTCGAGCATGTCCACCGTCGAGATGGAGGTGTTCTCCAACGGACAGCTCGTCGTGCTCACCGTCCTGATGTTCATCGGCGGAGAGGTGTTCATATCGCTCGTAGAGCTTGCGTCCAAGTGGTCCAAGATGAGGAGACAGCGCATATACAAATCCCGGCGCGTCGAGAGCCACGGCGAGATCGCGCTTCAGGCGCCGGCGATCGCCGACGTCGAGAACCCAGCGTCGATGAtcacgtcgacgacgacgacagagGACGCAACCGGCACTACGGACGCGAACACGCTGCGGCACAATGCAGTGCGCGCGCTGTTCTACATCGTGCTCGCCATCCTCGTGGTGGTGCACGtgctcggcgccgtcgccgtcgcggcctACGTGTACGCGTCGCCGGGCGCGAGGCGGACACTGAGGGGCAAGTCACTGAACCTGTGGACCTTCGCGGTGTTCACGACGGTGTCGACGTTCTCGAACTGCGGGTTCATGCCGACGAACGAGAACATGGCGGTGTTCAAGCGCGACGCgccgctgcagctgctgctggtgccgCAGGCGCTGGTGGGCAACACGCTGTTCCCGCCGCTGCTGGCCGCGTGcgtgcgggcggcggcggcggcgacgcggcgggagGAGCTCCTGGAGCTGATCAGGAAGGGCAGTGTGGTGGTGGCGGGTTACTACCACCTGCTGCCGGCGCGCCGGTGCTGGATgctggcggcgacggtgaccgCGTTCCTCGCCGCGCAGGTGGCGCTGGTGTGCGGCATGGAGTGGGGCGGCACGCTTCAGGGGATGAGCCCGTGGGAGAAGGTGGTGAACGCGCTGTTCCTCGCCGTGAACTCCCGGCACACCGGCGAGTCCACCGTCGATCTCTCCACCCTCGCGCCGGCCATCCTCGTGCTCTTCGTGCTCATGAT GTATCTACCTCCATACACGACGTGGTTTCCGTTTGAAGAGAATTCCAATGCTAAGGATAATACTGCAGAGAACCAGGGAATCAGATTGCTCAAGAGTACAGTTTTGTCACAACTCTCCTACCTGACCATCTTTGTCATTGCTATCTGCATCACCGAGAGGAGAAAGCTCAAAGAAGACCCACTCAATTTCAACGTGCTAAGCATTATTGTCGAAGTCGTCAG TGCATATGGAAATGTGGGGTTCTCAATGGGCTACAGTTGCAGTAGACAGATCAATCCGGACCATCTCTGCACAGATAGATGGACCGGCTTTGTTGGGAGGTGGAGTGACTCTGGCAAACTCATATTCATTTTTGTAATGTTCTTTGGGAGGCTCAAGAAGTTCAGCATGGAAGGAGGCAAAGCCTGGAAACTTAGTTAG
- the LOC102717980 gene encoding galacturonokinase isoform X2 produces MTINYGVLLGFVASDDAEISLQSGQFEGVIQFRVDDLQKPIENPENINWESYARGAVYALQNFGYDLKKGIIGYISGVKGLDSSGLSSSAAVGIAYLMALENVNDLIVSPVDNIQLDKSIENKYLGLENGILDPSAILLSRYGYLTFMDCKTASHSYVYFSELSKSQQCQGQLPFKILLAFSGLQHNLPKKRGYNTRVFECKEAARALLCASGCEDASNLLRNVDPAVYEAQKCILEENLARRAEHYFSEMKRVVKGRDAWARGDLHELGQLISASGRSSILNYECGSKEMIQLYEILLKAPGVLGARFSGAGFRGCCLAIVEGDRAEEAAAYVRAEYEEAQPELVSKIPPDRRVLVCEPGDGARVI; encoded by the exons AGTTGATGACTTGCAAAAACCTATTGAAAACCCAGAAAACATAAACTGGGAGAGCTATGCAAGAGGTGCTGTTTATGCCttgcaaaattttggttatgATCTCAAGAAg GGTATTATAGGATATATTTCTGGTGTGAAAGGACTTGACAGTTCAGGGCTCAGTTCATCTGCAGCA GTTGGGATTGCCTATTTGATGGCTTTGGAAAATGTAAATGATCTGATTGTATCACCAGTGGACAACATTCAATTGGACAA GtcaattgaaaataaatatttgggtCTTGAAAATGGTATTCTGGATCCATCAGCGATCTTACTTTCACGGTACGGCTATCTCACTTTCATGGATTGCAAG ACTGCCTCACATTCCTACGTCTACTTTTCGGAACTGAGTAAAAGCCAGCAATGTCAAGGACAGCTACCATTCAAGATTTTGTTAGCCTTTTCAGGGCTGCAACATAACCTACCGAAGAAGCGTGGATACAATACACGGGTTTTTGAGTGCAAAGAGGCTGCCCGTGCTCTTTTATG TGCTTCAGGCTGTGAAGATGCATCGAATCTTCTTCGTAatg TTGATCCAGCCGTGTATGAGGCTCAGAAG TGTATATTAGAAGAAAATCTTGCCAGGAGAGCTGAGCACTACTTCTCTGAAATGAAGCGAGTTGTCAAGG GAAGAGACGCGTGGGCTCGTGGAGATCTTCATGAGTTGGGCCAGCTGATCTCTGCATCCGGTCGCAGCTCCATATTGAACTATGAGTGCG GGAGCAAAGAGATGATCCAGCTGTACGAGATCCTCCTCAAGGCCCCCGGCGTCCTCGGCGCGCGGTTCAGCGGCGCCGGCTTCAGAGGCTGCTGCCTCGCCATCGTGGAGGGCGAccgcgcggaggaggccgcggcgtACGTCCGGGCCGAGTACGAGGAGGCGCAGCCGGAGCTGGTGAGCAAGATCCCACCGGACCGCCGCGTGCTGGTCTGCGAGCCCGGTGACGGCGCCCGCGTCATATAG